In Phragmites australis chromosome 24, lpPhrAust1.1, whole genome shotgun sequence, the following are encoded in one genomic region:
- the LOC133907370 gene encoding glutamate--tRNA ligase, cytoplasmic-like, whose translation MEVKLAFSQDSPPISIICAAKVADVPLTVDPSLAAGSGPTLWFDSGESLHGINPILHYIARGASSSSFSGQNAVEFGHVVEWLEYAPTFLSGSEFESACSFVDGYLASRTFLIGHGLTIADIAVWSNLAGIGQRWESLRKSKKYQDLVRWFNSIDAEYRDTLNQVVTAYVGKRGIGKSPAPSLKEKVHDSKDPSAPEVDLPGAKVGEVCVRFAPEPSGYLHIGHAKAALLNKYFAERYQGRLIVRFDDTNPSKESNEFVENLLNDIQTLGIRYDAVTYTSDYFPKLMEMAESLIKQGKAYVDDTPKEQMRSERMDGIESRCRNNTVEENLSLWIEMINGTERGMQCCVRGKLDMQDPNKSLRDPVYYRCNTDPHHRVGSKYNVYPTYDFACPFVDALEGVTHALRSSEYHDRNAQYYRILQDMGVRRVEIYEFSRLNMVYTLLSKRKLLWFVQNKKVEDWTDPRFPTVQGIVRRGLKVDALIQFILQQGASKNLNLMEWDKLWTINKKIIDPVCARHTAVLKDQRVIFTLTNGPAKPFVRILPRHKKYDGAGKKATTFTNRILLDYADASAISKGEEVTLMDWGNAIIKEIKMESGVITELIGELHLEGSVKATKLKITWLPDIEDLVPLSLVEFDYLIRKKKLEEDEDFLDNLNPCTRLEIPALGDPNMRNLKRGEVIQLERKGYYRCDSPFIRSSKPVVLFAIPDGRQQASLN comes from the exons ATGGAGGTGAAGTTAGCATTCTCCCAGGACAGCCCACCGATTTCAATCATTTGTGCTGCTAAGGTTGCAGATGTCCCCCTAACAGTTGATCCTAGTCTTGCTGCGGGCTCAGGACCCACTCTATGGTTTGATTCTGG AGAATCACTCCATGGTATCAACCCGATTCTCCACTACATTGCCCGTGGTGCATCTTCTTCCAGCTTTTCTGGCCAGAACGCTGTTGAATTCGGACAT GTTGTTGAATGGCTTGAATATGCCCCCACCTTCCTTTCAGGTTCTGAATTTGAAAGTGCCTGCTCATTTGTTGATGGATATTTGGCATCCCGGACTTTTCTCATTGGTCATGGTCTGACAATTGCTGACATAGCAGTGTGGTCGAATCTTGCTG GTATTGGGCAGCGATGGGAAAGTCTAAGGAAATCGAAGAAATACCAAGATCTTGTCCGTTGGTTCAACAGCATAGATGCAGAGTACAGGGACACACTGAATCAAGTTGTTACTGCGTATGTTGGGAAACGAGGAATTGGAAAATCTCCTGCACCAAGCCTTAAGGAAAAGGTCCATGATTCAAAGGATCCATCAGCACCAGAAGTTGATCTCCCTGGTGCAAAAGTTGGGGAAGTTTGTGTTCGTTTTGCCCCAGAGCCTAGTGGTTACCTCCATATTGGTCATGCAAAGGCTGCACTATTGAACAAGTACTTTGCTGAAAGATATCAAGGGCGATTAATAGTTCGATTTGACGACACAAACCCTTCAAAGGAAAGCAATGAGTTTGTCGAGAACCTTCTGAATGATATTCAGACATTGGGAATCAGATACGATGCAGTGACATACACATCTGATTATTTTCCAAAGCTAATGGAAATGGCTGAAAGTTTGATTAAACAGGGGAaagcatatgttgatgacacaCCAAAGGAGCAAATGAGGAGTGAGAGGATGGATGGTATTGAATCAAGGTGCAGAAATAATACTGTTGAGGAAAATCTGTCATTGTGGATAGAGATGATTAATGGAACTGAAAGGGGTATGCAGTGCTGTGTGCGGGGTAAACTTGACATGCAGGATCCTAACAAGTCACTCCGGGATCCTGTTTACTACCGCTGCAATACTGATCCTCACCATCGTGTTGGTTCAAAATACAATGTATACCCAACGTATGACTTTGCTTGCCCATTTGTTGATGCATTAGAAGGAGTGACGCATGCTCTTCGGTCCAGTGAATACCATGACCGGAATGCACAATATTATCGAATTCTTCAAGATATGGGGGTGAGGAGAGTGGAAATATATGAATTCAGCCGATTGAATATGGTTTACACACTTCTCAGTAAAAGGAAGCTTCTTTGGTTCGTACAAAACAAGAAGGTCGAAGATTGGACTGACCCTCGTTTCCCCACTGTTCAAGGCATAGTACGTCGTGGCTTGAAGGTTGACGCGTTGATACAATTTATACTCCAACAG GGTGCTTCAAAAAATCTCAATCTTATGGAGTGGGATAAACTCTGGACGATCAACAAGAAGATAATTGACCCAGTGTGTGCAAGGCATACTGCTGTGTTAAAAGACCAGCGTGTGATCTTCACGCTTACTAATGGTCCAGCAAAACCATTTGTTCGGATTTTACCACGGCACAAGAAATATGATGGTGCTGGAAAGAAGGCTACAACCTTCACTAACAGAATTTTGCTAGATTATGCTGACGCATCAGCTATTAGTAAGGGTGAGGAAGTTACCCTAATGGACTGGGGGAATGCTATCATTAAAGAGATCAAGATGGAGAGTGGAGTAATAACAGAACTAATCGGAGAACTGCATCTTGAGGGCTCTGTGAAGGCAACAAAATTGAAGATCACATGGTTACCAGACATAGAGGACCTAGTCCCCCTCTCCTTGGTGGAATTTGATTATctcataagaaagaaaaag ctggaggaggatgaggactTCCTCGACAATCTGAACCCTTGCACTCGACTAGAGATCCCAGCCCTCGGAGACCCAAACATGAGGAACCTCAAGCGTGGAGAGGTAATACAGCTCGAGAGGAAAGGTTACTACAGGTGTGACAGCCCGTTTATCAGGTCCTCGAAACCGGTGGTTCTGTTTGCAATCCCAGACGGTCGACAGCAGGCCTCACTGAACTAG
- the LOC133907580 gene encoding pentatricopeptide repeat-containing protein At5g64320, mitochondrial isoform X2, which produces MGEPTPPPPRPGLSSAAGAGATSWPELLAPFDLSRLRATLSSHPLTPRRLARLLALPLSPATSLLLLDWYAASHPALSLPSLPLRSILAAADPAHALSLLDSIPASRLPPLRESLLLPLLRSLPPGRALHLLEQMPRRLGVAPSFRSYNAVLSALARADCHADALALYRRMLRDRVPPTTFTFGVAARALCRLGRAGEALALLRGMARYGCVPDAVLYQTVIHALCDQGGVAEAATLLDEMFLMGCAADVNTFDDVVRGLCRLGRGLCRTRQVDEARAMLGRVPKVNVVLFNTVLGGCLANGKLAEATELYEIMGSKGCPPDVHTYSILIHGLCKIGRLGSAVRMLREMEEKGCAPNVVTYTTLLHSFCRNGMWDDTRAMLDEMSAKCLSMNSQGYNGIIYALCKDGRMDEAMRLIQEMKSQGCRPDICTYNTVIYHLCNSGQMEEVDNLFENLLEEGVVANGITYNTLIHALLRNGRWQEGFRLANEMVLHGCSLDVISYNGLIKALCKDGNVDQSMVLLEEMVEKGIKPNNVSYNILISELCKTRRVRDALELSKEMLNQGLTPDIVTYNTLINGLCKMGWMHAALNLLDKLHNENVNPDIITYNILISWHSKVRLLDDAAMLLNKAVIGGIIPNERTWGMMVQNVVSQPASLEGY; this is translated from the exons ATGGGAGAGCCCACTCCCCCACCCCCGCGGCCCGGcctctcctccgccgccggcgccggcgcgacgTCATGGCCGGAGCTGCTCGCCCCGTTCGACCTCTCCCGCCTCCGCGCCACGCTCTCCTCCCACCCGCTCACCCCGCGCCGCCTCGCTCGCCTCCTCGCGCTCCCGCTCTCCCCGGCCacttccctcctcctcctcgactgGTACGCCGCCTCGCACCccgccctctctctcccctcgcTCCCGCTCCGCTccatcctcgccgccgccgaccccGCCCACGCTCTCTCCCTCCTTGACTCCATCCCGGCCTCCCGCCTGCCACCTCTCCGCGAGTCCCTCCTGCTCCCGCTCCTCCGCTCCCTGCCCCCGGGCCGTGCCCTCCACCTGCTCGAACAAATGCCCCGCCGCCTCGGCGTGGCCCCCTCCTTCCGCTCCTACAACGCCGTCCTCTCCGCGCTCGCGAGGGCCGACTGCCACGCCGACGCGCTGGCGCTCTACCGCCGGATGCTCAGGGACCGCGTGCCGCCCACCACCTTCACCTTCGGCGTCGCCGCGCGCGCTCTCTGCCGCCTCGGCCGCGCCGGCGAGGCGCTCGCGCtgctccgcgggatggcgcgcTACGGGTGCGTGCCCGACGCGGTGCTCTACCAGACGGTGATCCACGCGCTGTGCGACCAGGGCGGGGTCGCCGAGGCCGCCACGCTCCTCGACGAGATGTTCCTGATGGGGTGCGCCGCGGACGTGAACACCTTCGATGATGTCGTGCGCGGGCTGTGCAGGCTTGGACGG GGGCTGTGCCGAACGAGGCAGGTGGACGAGGCGCGGGCGATGCTTGGGAGGGTGCCAAAGGTGAATGTCGTGTTGTTTAACACAGTGCTTGGTGGATGTCTGGCGAATGGGAAGCTGGCTGAGGCGACAGAGTTGTATGAGATAATGGGTTCAAAAGGCTGCCCACCAGATGTGCACACATACAGTATATTGATTCACGGTCTTTGCAAGATTGGGAGGCTTGGTTCGGCCGTGCGGATGCTTAGAGAGATGGAGGAGAAGGGTTGTGCTCCGAATGTAGTGACCTACACAACCTTGCTGCATTCCTTTTGCAGGAATGGCATGTGGGATGACACAAGAGCAATGCTGGATGAGATGTCGGCAAAATGCTTGAGTATGAATTCCCAAGGATACAACGGAATTATATATGCATTATGCAAGGATGGACGGATGGATGAGGCGATGAGGCTCATCCAAGAGATGAAGAGCCAAGGGTGCAGGCCTGATATTTGCACCTACAATACAGTAATTTATCATTTGTGCAATAGTGGCCAGATGGAGGAGGTGGATAATCTTTTTGAAAACTTACTTGAAGAGGGTGTTGTTGCCAATGGAATAACTTATAATACACTCATTCATGCACTTTTGCGCAACGGAAGGTGGCAAGAGGGCTTTAGGCTTGCGAATGAAATGGTACTCCATGGTTGCTCTCTTGATGTTATTAGCTACAATGGGCTGATAAAAGCCCTGTGCAAAGATGGGAATGTTGATCAGAGTATGGTGTTACTTGAGGAAATGGTGGAAAAAGGAATTAAGCCAAATAATGTCTCATACAACATCCTGATCAGTGAGCTCTGCAAGACAAGAAGGGTACGTGATGCGCTAGAGCTCTCAAAGGAGATGTTGAATCAAGGGCTCACTCCTGACATAGTCACTTACAATACACTCATAAATGGACTATGCAAAATGGGATGGATGCATGCTGCTTTAAATCTCCTAGACAAGCTACACAATGAAAATGTGAATCCTGATATTATCACATACAATATTCTCATTAGTTGGCACAGCAAAGTAAGATTGCTCGATGATGCGGCTATGCTTCTGAACAAAGCAGTTATTGGGGGAATAATTCCTAATGAACGAACTTGGGGAATGATGGTGCAAAATGTTGTCAGCCAGCCTGCCAGTCTTGAGGGGTACTAG
- the LOC133907580 gene encoding pentatricopeptide repeat-containing protein At5g64320, mitochondrial isoform X1 produces MGEPTPPPPRPGLSSAAGAGATSWPELLAPFDLSRLRATLSSHPLTPRRLARLLALPLSPATSLLLLDWYAASHPALSLPSLPLRSILAAADPAHALSLLDSIPASRLPPLRESLLLPLLRSLPPGRALHLLEQMPRRLGVAPSFRSYNAVLSALARADCHADALALYRRMLRDRVPPTTFTFGVAARALCRLGRAGEALALLRGMARYGCVPDAVLYQTVIHALCDQGGVAEAATLLDEMFLMGCAADVNTFDDVVRGLCRLGRVREAARLVDRMMMKGCAPSVLTYGYLLQGLCRTRQVDEARAMLGRVPKVNVVLFNTVLGGCLANGKLAEATELYEIMGSKGCPPDVHTYSILIHGLCKIGRLGSAVRMLREMEEKGCAPNVVTYTTLLHSFCRNGMWDDTRAMLDEMSAKCLSMNSQGYNGIIYALCKDGRMDEAMRLIQEMKSQGCRPDICTYNTVIYHLCNSGQMEEVDNLFENLLEEGVVANGITYNTLIHALLRNGRWQEGFRLANEMVLHGCSLDVISYNGLIKALCKDGNVDQSMVLLEEMVEKGIKPNNVSYNILISELCKTRRVRDALELSKEMLNQGLTPDIVTYNTLINGLCKMGWMHAALNLLDKLHNENVNPDIITYNILISWHSKVRLLDDAAMLLNKAVIGGIIPNERTWGMMVQNVVSQPASLEGY; encoded by the coding sequence ATGGGAGAGCCCACTCCCCCACCCCCGCGGCCCGGcctctcctccgccgccggcgccggcgcgacgTCATGGCCGGAGCTGCTCGCCCCGTTCGACCTCTCCCGCCTCCGCGCCACGCTCTCCTCCCACCCGCTCACCCCGCGCCGCCTCGCTCGCCTCCTCGCGCTCCCGCTCTCCCCGGCCacttccctcctcctcctcgactgGTACGCCGCCTCGCACCccgccctctctctcccctcgcTCCCGCTCCGCTccatcctcgccgccgccgaccccGCCCACGCTCTCTCCCTCCTTGACTCCATCCCGGCCTCCCGCCTGCCACCTCTCCGCGAGTCCCTCCTGCTCCCGCTCCTCCGCTCCCTGCCCCCGGGCCGTGCCCTCCACCTGCTCGAACAAATGCCCCGCCGCCTCGGCGTGGCCCCCTCCTTCCGCTCCTACAACGCCGTCCTCTCCGCGCTCGCGAGGGCCGACTGCCACGCCGACGCGCTGGCGCTCTACCGCCGGATGCTCAGGGACCGCGTGCCGCCCACCACCTTCACCTTCGGCGTCGCCGCGCGCGCTCTCTGCCGCCTCGGCCGCGCCGGCGAGGCGCTCGCGCtgctccgcgggatggcgcgcTACGGGTGCGTGCCCGACGCGGTGCTCTACCAGACGGTGATCCACGCGCTGTGCGACCAGGGCGGGGTCGCCGAGGCCGCCACGCTCCTCGACGAGATGTTCCTGATGGGGTGCGCCGCGGACGTGAACACCTTCGATGATGTCGTGCGCGGGCTGTGCAGGCTTGGACGGGTGCGCGAGGCTGCCAGGCTGGTGGACAGGATGATGATGAAGGGATGTGCGCCGAGCGTACTGACATATGGGTACCTCCTGCAGGGGCTGTGCCGAACGAGGCAGGTGGACGAGGCGCGGGCGATGCTTGGGAGGGTGCCAAAGGTGAATGTCGTGTTGTTTAACACAGTGCTTGGTGGATGTCTGGCGAATGGGAAGCTGGCTGAGGCGACAGAGTTGTATGAGATAATGGGTTCAAAAGGCTGCCCACCAGATGTGCACACATACAGTATATTGATTCACGGTCTTTGCAAGATTGGGAGGCTTGGTTCGGCCGTGCGGATGCTTAGAGAGATGGAGGAGAAGGGTTGTGCTCCGAATGTAGTGACCTACACAACCTTGCTGCATTCCTTTTGCAGGAATGGCATGTGGGATGACACAAGAGCAATGCTGGATGAGATGTCGGCAAAATGCTTGAGTATGAATTCCCAAGGATACAACGGAATTATATATGCATTATGCAAGGATGGACGGATGGATGAGGCGATGAGGCTCATCCAAGAGATGAAGAGCCAAGGGTGCAGGCCTGATATTTGCACCTACAATACAGTAATTTATCATTTGTGCAATAGTGGCCAGATGGAGGAGGTGGATAATCTTTTTGAAAACTTACTTGAAGAGGGTGTTGTTGCCAATGGAATAACTTATAATACACTCATTCATGCACTTTTGCGCAACGGAAGGTGGCAAGAGGGCTTTAGGCTTGCGAATGAAATGGTACTCCATGGTTGCTCTCTTGATGTTATTAGCTACAATGGGCTGATAAAAGCCCTGTGCAAAGATGGGAATGTTGATCAGAGTATGGTGTTACTTGAGGAAATGGTGGAAAAAGGAATTAAGCCAAATAATGTCTCATACAACATCCTGATCAGTGAGCTCTGCAAGACAAGAAGGGTACGTGATGCGCTAGAGCTCTCAAAGGAGATGTTGAATCAAGGGCTCACTCCTGACATAGTCACTTACAATACACTCATAAATGGACTATGCAAAATGGGATGGATGCATGCTGCTTTAAATCTCCTAGACAAGCTACACAATGAAAATGTGAATCCTGATATTATCACATACAATATTCTCATTAGTTGGCACAGCAAAGTAAGATTGCTCGATGATGCGGCTATGCTTCTGAACAAAGCAGTTATTGGGGGAATAATTCCTAATGAACGAACTTGGGGAATGATGGTGCAAAATGTTGTCAGCCAGCCTGCCAGTCTTGAGGGGTACTAG